Genomic window (Pradoshia sp. D12):
GTTCAATTATGTATACAATTCATGACATGATGATTAAAGCAGCCCTGTTTCTGCTTATTGGAGTAATGATGGCCAAAACAGGGACAAGTAATATTAAGCGCATGGGTGGGTTAATTCACGAATCTCCACTTTTAGCTTGGATGTTCTTCATAGCGGCTATATCGTTAGCAGGGGTTCCACCTTTCAGCGGTTTTACAGGAAAATTACTAATCATTCAGGGTGCCTTTGATGAAAGGCATTACGTAGGAGGATTGGTAGTCCTATTCTCAAGTTTAATTGTTTTATATTCCGTGATGCGCATTTTCATATTCGCGTTCTGGGGAGAGAAAAAAGTTTACGATGAGAACTTCTCCAAGAAAGATAACCGTTTTTTACTATTGCCGATCGGCATTTTACTTGTAGTCTCAATATTGTACGGATTGGGCTCTGAAGTTGTTTATACGTATGTTTCTGATGCGGTTGATGTTTTAATGAATCCATCAGATTACATTCAGGCCGTACTAAAGGAGTGATGAAGATATGTCTTATCAAATATTATTAAATGTAATTCTAGCCTTGACCTGGATGTTCCTGACGACGTCAAATACAGCCGCTTCCTTTATTATCGGCTATTTAATTGGGGCGATTATTCTTTTTCTATTCAGACGCTTTTTTTCGACTCGGTTTTATTTGCATAAGGTAGTGGCTGTCCTTCACCTTCTGGGGATATTTATACGAGAATTATTGATTGCAAACTTCGACGTTTTTAAAACAATCATCAGACCAAAGCTTGAACTGAAGCCAGGAATTTTTACTTATGAAACCAAACTTAAATCGGATTGGCAGATCACTCTTCTGTCCTGTCTGATTACCTTAACTCCCGGTACATTAGTTCTGGATATTTCTTCTGATAACAAAACATTATTCATCCATGCATTAAACATATCGGAGATTCCAGAGATGCAAGAAAGTATAAAAAATTCATTTGAGCGACTTATTCTGGAGGTGAGTGAGTAATGATTAATTTCATCCTTCAGCTTTCTTTAGTCTGTATAGCTATTTCGATGCTCATTCTAATTTATAGAGTAATTAAGGGACCAAGCATCCCTGATCGTGTAATGGCATTGGATGCTATTGGCATGAACTTAATTTGCATGATTGCCATACTATCTTTATTGCTCAGCACATCCATGTTTTTAGAGGTTATCCTTCTGATCAGTATTCTTTCGTTCACTGGTACGGTTGCCTTTTCGAAATTCCTGGAGAAAGGGGAAATCATAGAAAATGAACGAAATTAGTTCCTATATTTTTGTTTGTATCGTTTTAATCGGTTCTATATTAACCGTTGTATCAGCTCTTGGAATACTCCGTTTACCCGATGTCTATACGCGGAACCATGCAGCTTCTAAAACATCCACTTTGGGTGTAACCCTTGTATTGCTTGGCACATTCTTATATTTCTGGATTACAGAGGGCCATTTTAACTCCCGTATCCTGTTAGCTATCTTCTTTATTTTTATGACAGCTCCGGTTGCCGGACATTTAATCAGCCGTGCAGCCTATAATACAGGCGTTAAATTGTGGAAACATAGTGTGCGTGATGATTTAAAAAAGGCAAAAAAACAAAAAAATAGCTAATGACAGAAAAAGAGGATGCTTACAAGATCGCTTTAGACCTTGTAAAACATCCTCATTTTTTTATTTGAATAACAGCAAGCGTACATCTGCTGATACATATTAATTCGTTCTCTTCATCCGTTATTTTAATTTCCCATACCATTGTTTTTTTTCCTCTGTGTACAATATTTCCTGTTGCGGTCACCAAGCCTTCCCTTTTGCTTTTAAGATGATTCGCATTAATCTCTAAACCAACGACTGCTTCTTTCTCCTCGTCAACCATTGTATATCCACCAAGACTGGCGACCGTTTCGGCAAGAGCCACCGATGCGCCACCGTGAAGAAGTCCCATCGGCTGGTGTGTCCGATGGTCAACAGGCATGGTTGCAACAACTCTTCCTTCACAGACCTCAACTATTTCTATCCCTAATGTACCCATCAATGTTTTACTTAAATCCAATTAAAGGCATCCTTTCCATTGCTTATTTGTTATGAATTAGATAAAGAGCGGAAAAATAAAGGAGTAAAGCTTTCTTACAACTGATTCCTATTCTGATTTTTAAGGTGAATCCCTTCGAAAAAAGATGAACTGGATATCTGTAAGACTTTACAAAAAGCATATCTAGATGATGGAGGATTGGTCAAATGGATCTTCGAGAAGGAATGGTTCCAACTGTATTAGGTACCGCTGTTGCTGCTACTGGTTATGCCCTTAAACAAAAGCATAATAGCAATAAAATGATTGCCAATGCACTATTTGGATTTGGGCTTGCCCATATTGCTCTTGGTGTTATTGATTTAGTCGAGCATCGCAACGATATCTAAACGAACATCATCTATCCCCTAAATAAGCAACCTAACCGTTGCTTATTTTTTGGTCTAATACAATCTACCTTCTCTTATATATAGTTATAAGGTATTTTATTTCGTAAGAGGAGGTGCCCATATGTATGCAAATCAACAGTTTTATAACTGGGCTCAAAGTCTAGGTCCTCATTACCACATACCCACATGGATCCATCCATCTGTTACTGGTATGAATTCTTATTCTTCATATAACAGAAAAGTTCCTGCTATAGATACAACAAAATTTAAGAATTCTGCCAATCGAACCGCGTCCTATCTGACTGAAGCATTAAGAATTGCCAATCAGATCTCTGCATCTCAAGATTTAGCTCGTCAAATTATGGCAGCCTCTGAGTTTAATAACCTAAGCGAAGTGAATCGATTATTGCTTTCAACCGGTATTCGAATAGCTCCTTCCATCTATTACGATCCGGAGGGAATTCGGCTGGTTTTTGCTGATAAACAAACCAGTCCTCCCTGTTGTGAAGTTGGGGTAGTCATACGATGGAGCTAAAAACCAGCAGTTTGATAACTGCTGGTTTTGTTTACAAATTATTATTAATAAAATCCGCCACCATATCCCCATGGGGACCCATATCCATACGGAGGATAACCATATCCATATCCCCATGGTCTGCTAAGCAATGCTCCACCTATTAATCCGCCGGCTAATCCTAAACCAAATCCCCCGATCGGACCTCCAAATCCAAAACCAAAACCTGGTCTACCCCATGGTCTTCCCCACGGTCCGCCCCACGGTCTGCCCCATGGTCTTCTCTGTCTGTAATCCATCTGTAAAATACCTCCTGTTTGTTTAAATGCCTACACTATTATGTATGCAGAAACCTAACAGCAGGTAAGGGCGTATGCCCTCTTACAAGGATAACATTCACATTTAAATCTATTTATGAGATTAGATTAATCTTCACCATCCAAACCAAAACGTTCAACCAATACAGCCAATGTCCTCGCCATTACACCAGTAGCACCTGATGGTCCAAGTTCATAGCTGGAACGTCTTGTAGATGTACCAGCTATATCTAAATGCACCCATGGAGTCTCCTCGGCAAACTCACCAACAAATGCACCTCCCATAATGGCATGCCCCTCTGCTCCCGGCGAATTATTAAGATCAGCTATTTTGCTATTGCGAACACGCGCTTTATCCCTTTCGGTAATTGGCAATCTCCACATGGGTTCTCCAGCTTCATCAGATGCTTTTAAGACTTCCTCAAACCAGCTTTCATGATTTGTCATCGCACCTGTCATTTCTACACCTAATGCTGTAATAACTCCCCCGGTTAATGTAGCTACATCAACTAAATAATCCGCTCCATGCTGTTTAGCATATGTAATCGCATCTGCCAACACAAGACGCCCCTCGGCATCTGTATTCAAGACCTCAATTGTTTTACCAGCCATGGAAACTATGACATCATCCGGTTTGAAGGCATTTCCGGAAATCATATTATCTGTTGATGGAATAACAGCCACAACATTTTGTTCAGGTCTCAATTCCCCAATTATCTCCATAGCTCCAAGGACAGCGGCTGCTCCCCCCATATCCGTTTTCATTCCAACTATCCCTGCTTTTGTCTTTATTGAATATCCGCCTGTATCAAATGTAATTCCTTTGCCAACCAAACCAATTACATCTGTCCAGTCAGATTTCCCTTGATATTTTAGGACAATCATTTTAGGTGGTTCAGCAGATCCTTGGTTGACGGCAAGCAAGGCTCCCATTCCAAGCTCCTGCATATCTTCTTTTTCAAGGATTTCGCACTCAAACTGATACTTATCAGCCAGCCCTTTAGCATAATTGGCCATATCTGTAGACGTTAGCATATTACCTGGAAGATTTACTAAAGTCCGAGCTGAATTGGTTCCTTTTCCATATGTATATCCAACAAAAAGGGAAGACTCAACTAGCTCTCGGTCGGCTTCCGTATATACAGAAACCTCTTCTATTTTCTGATCTGGTTCATTTTTCTTATGCTTATATCCTTCAAATTCATACGTAGACAAGGCTAATGCTTCTCCTAAAGCATGTGCTGCATCCTCCACCGTAATGACATCTGTCAGGAATGACGTTAAGTCGACGCTAATCTTTGTCCATCCACGACCTTCGACTTTCTGAAACATTTTGCCAAATGCTTCTTTCAGCTCTTCGAATGTTAAATCTTTTTGTTTCCCCAATCCAACGAACACCAATCTCTCCGGTGGAATAAGATCAAGTGTATGCAATGTCGAAACTTTTTTCTTCCGAGCGGAAATATCTCCAACCTTGGCAAGCTCCTGAAGCTTACTATTCATCATTTTATCCGCTTCCGATAAAGTCGCTGCAAGCGTAACTGGATGATTAAATGCTCCAGTTACCAAAACAGGCATATGTATTTGACTCGGATTTTCATTATAAACTTTAAACATACTACTCCTCCTGATCGTTTATCTTTATTCATGCCTTTTCTTACACATTAACTATCCTTACCTATTATCTTACCATTGACATCATAATTTAGAACAAATGACGCATTCTATTCACTGAAAAATTAAACGATTTACCCCGACATATCTTGCCTATTTTACCCTTCCTTTAGACATAAAAAAACAGAGGACTATTATCCTCTGTGAATTAGTTGCGGAGGCCAACAGGATGTTGGTCACAAAGACGTTGTCACAGGACATGGCGTTCTTAGTCTTTGTTCCTTGAAATGGTCGCCTCAGCTTTTATGCAATCCAGCTTCAACGGCTAGAAACTCAGGTCATAAGCATGACCTCTACAGGAGGGAAGAACTCCTCCTTCCGAGCCCCTGTCTTATGCTCCTCGCTTCTGAGCAAGCCGTTTCAGCACTATAGTCAATCCGGCTTCGGCTCCTAGCTCCTCGAGTCATAAGTGTAGCCACTGCGGGAGGGGAGAACGCCTCCCTACGTGCCTCCTCTTATGCTTGTCGGAGCTGACCAGTCGCCTCAGCACTATATCCAATACATACCGGTGCTTGGTCATATGGGTCGATGATGATTCTGGCTTCTATTTGAAATACGGTTTTTAGTACTTCTTGGTTAATGATTTCGGTTGGTGTGCCGGATTTGATTATACTGCCGTCTTTCATGGCTATGATATGGTCTGAGTATCTGGAGGCATGGTTAATATCATGAAGAACCATTACAATTGTACTTTTTTCTTGGCGATTGAGTTCCTGAATAATTTGCAATACATCCAGCTGGTGGGCCATATCCAAGTATGTTGTGGGCTCGTCTAAGAGGATGATATCTGTTTTCTGAGCTAGGGCCATGGCTAGCCAAACCTTTTGTCTTTGCCCACCAGATAAGCTTGCGATGCTTCGGTTTCGGAAAGGGGATGTTTTAGTTATATCCATTGCCCATTCAATGATTTCCATATCTTCATTCGTCATTATTTTATTATTTTTACGATGTGGATAACGTCCATAGGATACCAATTCCTCCACACCCAACAAGCCCGGTGCAACCGGGCTTTGCGGCAGCATAGAAAGCCGTCTGGCAATCTCCTTCGTTGAAATCGTGTTCATATCTTGCTCTTGCAAAAATACCTTCCCTTGCTTTTGTTTCAGTATACGTCCCATTGTTTTTAATAAAGTAGATTTTCCACAACCGTTCGGTCCAATAATAGTCGTTATTTTTCCTTTAGTAATGTCTAAGTTTAAATTTTGAAACACGGTCTTTTTTTCATAACAGGCCTCAAGATTTTCTGTACGCAGAATACTCATATCAAATATCCCCCCTTTATGCTTTCGCCTTTTTGAGTAAATACAAGAAGAATGGTACCCCAATAATGGATACGATAATACCAACTGGCAGTTCAGCAGGGGCAATGATTGTTTTGGCAATATAATCAGAAGAGACTACCAACAGCGCACCGATTGCTGCACTCACAGGGATAACAAATCTATTTTGAACACCAACAAGATAGCGCGATATATGCGGCGCCATTAAGCCAATAAATCCAATACTGCCTGATACTGATACACAAGCGCTTATTAAGCCGATACTGCTGAGAAGTAAGATTGATTTTTCTTTATTAATGGCTATACCTAAACTGATAGCGCTACTATCCTCTAATTGGAGCAAATCAAGTATATAGGCCTTTTTTAGAATGATCGGTATACATATAAACAGCCAGGGGGCCATGGCAAGTATGTAAAGCCAATTGGCATCATAAATGCTGCCTGTGATCCACACAACTGCCATTTCAAAATCAGTTGCTTTCATTTTCAGCGACAAATATAAGGAAACGGCACCAAAAGCTGAACCAATCGCTATTCCAGTCAAGATGAGTCGTTCTACATCAAGGGAACCATTTTTCCATGAAAAGGCGAATATAATTAAGGCCGCCAGCAATCCTCCAACGAGACCAAATAAGGGCATAGCCATAATGGAGAGCCATGTCATTCCTTGAAATACGCTATGAAAGAAAAACATAAATAAAACTACAGCCGTACCAGCACCGGCATTAATACCAAGTATTCCTGGATCGGCCAAGCCATTCTTCGTCACTCCCTGAATCACAGCACCGGCTATTCCAAGCCCAATCCCAACCAGACAGCCAATCAGAATCCTCGGTAACCTAAAATCAAAGATGACCAAATCGTGTTCCGGATTTACGTCTATTCGAGCTAATGTCTTTATTACATCGATAACAGACAATTGAAAGGTTCCGGCCATCAAGCTATAAACGATGACTGCTGTAATAGCGAGTACAATCAGCCATAATGTTATGTAATATCTTAGTTTTGAAACTTTATGCAAGGCCTCTTCCTCCTTTTGTTCTGATTAAATAGAGGAAGAATGGTACACCAATCAATGCAGTCACAACGCCAATCGGTGTTTCAAAGGGATAATTAATAAACCTGCTTAAAACGTCACATAAACCAAGAAATACAGCCCCGAGTATGCCTGCACAAGGAATTATCCATTTATAATCAACGCCGACAAGCATACGGCTAATGTGCGGAATGATTAAGCCTACGAAACCAACTTTTCCTACTAATGCAATTGCCGTACCCGTTAAACAAATAACAGACAGAATACAAATTACTTTGACTAATCCGGTACGCTGGCCCAGGCTGATTGAAACTTCTTCACCAAGAGAAAGAATCGTTACGGATTTGGAAACTAGTAAGGCAAGGAAGATTCCAACTATTCCAATTGGTACAGCCAGTCCAAGGAGCTCTGAATCTATTTGATGCAATCTCGCATTATACCAAAAACTAATATTCTGGGAGACTTGGTAATAGGAGGCCAATGCTTGAGACAGGCTGCTCAGAAACGTCCCAATTACAGTACCTATAATTGCCAAACGAACAGGTGATAAACCATTGGGAAGCATAGAGCCAAATCCATAAACAATTCCTGCACCGAGCGCTGAACCAACCATTGACAACAAAATCATTTCAATAGATGTCATATTCGGTAGGAAAATCATTGATACAGTAATGATAAAAGCTGAACCGTCTGCCACCCCCATAATGGAAGGGGATGCAAGATAGTTTCTTGTCATCCCCTGCATTAGTGCACCTGATATGGCAAGGAAAGCTCCAACAAGAAGTGCGCCTATTGCTCTCGGTAAACGGGATGTCATAATAATGGCATGGTCTACATTACCGGCATCATAATGAAAAAGGGCATTCCAAATCGTTATATAATCTATATTTTTGGCTCCATAAAAAACGGATAACAGGATGATAAGGAGTATAAGAATGGGTGCCGCACATATTATCAATAAAGGTAATTCCCTCTTATCCATACACCTTCAACCTTACTCAGTCAAAGAGCTGGTTGCAGCTTCGAGGAAAGCCGTCTTACTCCATGCCGTACCGCCCTGGGCAAGAGGATCCACAGTATTAACGAATACTTTTTCGTTTTTAGCAGCATTCATACTTTTCCAAATTGGATTAGCTTCTAGTTCTTCTAATGCTTTCGGTTTATCAGCATTTTCACTTTCTTCGAATTGAAGGAACACATAATCCGGATTCACTTCCGCAAGCTTTTCCATTGAGATAACTTCCTGTGCCTTCGCAGATTTTACCACTTCCGGTACCTCAAGTCCTAAATCATTGTATAGAACTGGGTTAAGGTACATACTTTCCGGATACACATAGACATTGCCTCCTCGGATACGAAATACCATTGCCTTTTTCCCTTTCAGAGATTCACCCAATTGTTCTTTTGCTTCCTCAGCATCTTTCTTATAACCAGAAATAATCATATCTGCTTCAGTTTCTTTACCTGTCAAATGAGCCATTAAATTTAAGTTATCTTCCCAATTTGTTGAGATATGGGAGTATGGGAATGTTGGTGCAACCTTCGTTAATTGTTCAGTAACATTCTCCTTCGCTTTGGAAGTCCAAAGGATTACATCAGGCTTTAATCCAAGTAACGTTTCATAATTTGGCTGTGTTTTTTCCCCTATCGACTTGGCACCAGCCAAATCTTCAGCCAAATAAGCAGGTAGTTCTCCGGCAATTGTAATAGCGCCTACAGGCTTAACTCCTAAAATTGCTGCATCCTCCATGGATTCAAGACTCGCTGTAGCAATCTTTTTCACTTCAGAAGGTACCGTATATTCTTTATCTAGGTATGTAATCGTTTGAGTTTTATCTTCTGATTTCTTGCTTTCATTAGCTTGAACTTTATTGTCGGATTGTTTTATTTGTGTCTCCGTACCATTGCATGCTGCCAAACCAAGGCAAATCATTGCGGATAAACCCACTATTAATAAATTCTTTTTAATACTCATTTTCCTCTTCCTCCATCTAATCTTTTTTCTATGTACTCGCTTTCACTCTAACTTAACTATTGTTTTTCCTACCCCCATATTTATCGCAGAAAGTATTGAAAATGATAATCATTATCAAGTATTATATAAAATATATACTAACAAACTGGAATTTTCAATTAATTTTATGTAAATTTTTGAATGATTTATACTTAATTTGTCAAATAATCTTTTGAATCAAATGAAAAGAGGTCAATAAATGAGAGAGACACCCAAAAAAAATCCTATGGAAGACAGCTTGCCTTGGCAGCAAAATATTTCTTTACCCAATACCTGGGAAATAGATATGTACAATCAGAAACAGGACCGGTTTTATCGTATTTTTATTTACAAGCCGGATACTGTTCCTCCTCCTGAAGGATACCCGGTTATCTATGCGTTGGATGCAAACTCTGTATTTGGCACCTTTGTTGATGCAATGCGTGTGCAGATGAGAAAGCCGGAAAAAACTGGCGTGTATCCAGCGATTATTGTTGGAATTGGTTATCACACAGATCAGCCATTCTCTCCTTACCGTGTCTATGATTTTACTAGGGCAATATCAAAAGAGGATTTACCGCCGCACCCAGCAGGCTTGGAATGGCCGTCTCATGGCGGAGCTGAATCTTTCATTACATTTATTAAAGAGA
Coding sequences:
- a CDS encoding Na+/H+ antiporter subunit E, producing the protein MSYQILLNVILALTWMFLTTSNTAASFIIGYLIGAIILFLFRRFFSTRFYLHKVVAVLHLLGIFIRELLIANFDVFKTIIRPKLELKPGIFTYETKLKSDWQITLLSCLITLTPGTLVLDISSDNKTLFIHALNISEIPEMQESIKNSFERLILEVSE
- a CDS encoding Na(+)/H(+) antiporter subunit F1, which translates into the protein MINFILQLSLVCIAISMLILIYRVIKGPSIPDRVMALDAIGMNLICMIAILSLLLSTSMFLEVILLISILSFTGTVAFSKFLEKGEIIENERN
- the mnhG gene encoding monovalent cation/H(+) antiporter subunit G — translated: MNEISSYIFVCIVLIGSILTVVSALGILRLPDVYTRNHAASKTSTLGVTLVLLGTFLYFWITEGHFNSRILLAIFFIFMTAPVAGHLISRAAYNTGVKLWKHSVRDDLKKAKKQKNS
- a CDS encoding hotdog fold thioesterase, which gives rise to MGTLGIEIVEVCEGRVVATMPVDHRTHQPMGLLHGGASVALAETVASLGGYTMVDEEKEAVVGLEINANHLKSKREGLVTATGNIVHRGKKTMVWEIKITDEENELICISRCTLAVIQIKK
- a CDS encoding asparagine synthase — protein: MDLREGMVPTVLGTAVAATGYALKQKHNSNKMIANALFGFGLAHIALGVIDLVEHRNDI
- a CDS encoding leucyl aminopeptidase; this translates as MFKVYNENPSQIHMPVLVTGAFNHPVTLAATLSEADKMMNSKLQELAKVGDISARKKKVSTLHTLDLIPPERLVFVGLGKQKDLTFEELKEAFGKMFQKVEGRGWTKISVDLTSFLTDVITVEDAAHALGEALALSTYEFEGYKHKKNEPDQKIEEVSVYTEADRELVESSLFVGYTYGKGTNSARTLVNLPGNMLTSTDMANYAKGLADKYQFECEILEKEDMQELGMGALLAVNQGSAEPPKMIVLKYQGKSDWTDVIGLVGKGITFDTGGYSIKTKAGIVGMKTDMGGAAAVLGAMEIIGELRPEQNVVAVIPSTDNMISGNAFKPDDVIVSMAGKTIEVLNTDAEGRLVLADAITYAKQHGADYLVDVATLTGGVITALGVEMTGAMTNHESWFEEVLKASDEAGEPMWRLPITERDKARVRNSKIADLNNSPGAEGHAIMGGAFVGEFAEETPWVHLDIAGTSTRRSSYELGPSGATGVMARTLAVLVERFGLDGED
- a CDS encoding ABC transporter ATP-binding protein, with product MSILRTENLEACYEKKTVFQNLNLDITKGKITTIIGPNGCGKSTLLKTMGRILKQKQGKVFLQEQDMNTISTKEIARRLSMLPQSPVAPGLLGVEELVSYGRYPHRKNNKIMTNEDMEIIEWAMDITKTSPFRNRSIASLSGGQRQKVWLAMALAQKTDIILLDEPTTYLDMAHQLDVLQIIQELNRQEKSTIVMVLHDINHASRYSDHIIAMKDGSIIKSGTPTEIINQEVLKTVFQIEARIIIDPYDQAPVCIGYSAEATGQLRQA
- a CDS encoding FecCD family ABC transporter permease; amino-acid sequence: MHKVSKLRYYITLWLIVLAITAVIVYSLMAGTFQLSVIDVIKTLARIDVNPEHDLVIFDFRLPRILIGCLVGIGLGIAGAVIQGVTKNGLADPGILGINAGAGTAVVLFMFFFHSVFQGMTWLSIMAMPLFGLVGGLLAALIIFAFSWKNGSLDVERLILTGIAIGSAFGAVSLYLSLKMKATDFEMAVVWITGSIYDANWLYILAMAPWLFICIPIILKKAYILDLLQLEDSSAISLGIAINKEKSILLLSSIGLISACVSVSGSIGFIGLMAPHISRYLVGVQNRFVIPVSAAIGALLVVSSDYIAKTIIAPAELPVGIIVSIIGVPFFLYLLKKAKA
- a CDS encoding FecCD family ABC transporter permease, encoding MDKRELPLLIICAAPILILLIILLSVFYGAKNIDYITIWNALFHYDAGNVDHAIIMTSRLPRAIGALLVGAFLAISGALMQGMTRNYLASPSIMGVADGSAFIITVSMIFLPNMTSIEMILLSMVGSALGAGIVYGFGSMLPNGLSPVRLAIIGTVIGTFLSSLSQALASYYQVSQNISFWYNARLHQIDSELLGLAVPIGIVGIFLALLVSKSVTILSLGEEVSISLGQRTGLVKVICILSVICLTGTAIALVGKVGFVGLIIPHISRMLVGVDYKWIIPCAGILGAVFLGLCDVLSRFINYPFETPIGVVTALIGVPFFLYLIRTKGGRGLA
- a CDS encoding iron-hydroxamate ABC transporter substrate-binding protein, whose amino-acid sequence is MKKNLLIVGLSAMICLGLAACNGTETQIKQSDNKVQANESKKSEDKTQTITYLDKEYTVPSEVKKIATASLESMEDAAILGVKPVGAITIAGELPAYLAEDLAGAKSIGEKTQPNYETLLGLKPDVILWTSKAKENVTEQLTKVAPTFPYSHISTNWEDNLNLMAHLTGKETEADMIISGYKKDAEEAKEQLGESLKGKKAMVFRIRGGNVYVYPESMYLNPVLYNDLGLEVPEVVKSAKAQEVISMEKLAEVNPDYVFLQFEESENADKPKALEELEANPIWKSMNAAKNEKVFVNTVDPLAQGGTAWSKTAFLEAATSSLTE
- a CDS encoding alpha/beta hydrolase, with amino-acid sequence MRETPKKNPMEDSLPWQQNISLPNTWEIDMYNQKQDRFYRIFIYKPDTVPPPEGYPVIYALDANSVFGTFVDAMRVQMRKPEKTGVYPAIIVGIGYHTDQPFSPYRVYDFTRAISKEDLPPHPAGLEWPSHGGAESFITFIKEKVKPEIERHLPVNIDKQTLFGHSLGGLFVLQTLFSEPDTFHTYIAGSPSIHWDIQFFRSEKEAFIHKVKQSQRQIKILVGVGELEKLHFSGMNKNAAEISEELNQLHQYGIHIQFREFTEESHVSVLLPLINRAIKLGSI